The window AACCGGTGAGCAAGTAAAAAAGGAAGATCTTTTTTTATTTTGTCGCCAGAGACTTGCCGGATATAAGGTGCCGATAGCTTTTTACTTTGTCAATGAATTACCCCGTAATGCGACAAATAAACTGTTGCGCAGAAGACTTCTAGATCTCCTGCCATTGAAGGATGGTTAGTCAGATGCAACTAAAGCAGGTAAAACTCCATCAGATCCGAATGAAATTAAATGCGCCCTTTGTGACAAGCTATGGAGCAGTTCAGGATCGGGAAAGCATTATTGTGGAGATGGAAGATGATCAAGGGGTTATTGGCTGGGGAGAATGTGTTGCTTTCTCTTTTCCCTGGTATACAGAAGAGACGCTGCAAACCTGCCGGCATATGATGGCGGACTTTTTAATTCCAATCTTATTTCAACAACCCCTCGCTCATCCGGATGAAGTAAGGCAGCGCTTCTTACCTGTCCGACGGAACCAGATGGCAAAAGCGGCCTTGGAAGGAGCTGTTTGGGATGTATATGCGAAGCACAAAATGATGACGCTCTCGAAGGTAATTGGCGGGGAAAAAGAAAAGATTGATGTTGGGGTAGCTATCGGGATACGACCGCTGGAGATGATGCTGGATGAGATCAATAATGCATTAGCGGAGGGTTATAAAAGAATAAAAGTTAAAATTAAACCGGGCTTAGAACATGAGCTCTTAGGAGGAATCAGAAAACATTTTCCAAACCTCCCCCTGATGGCAGACGCCAATTCCGCTTATTGCCTGGATGACATCGACTTATTGAAGTCTTTGGATGAGTATCAATTAATGATGATTGAGCAGCCGCTTGGTGTTGATGACCTTGTAGATCATGCTAAATTGCAAAA is drawn from Syntrophomonadaceae bacterium and contains these coding sequences:
- the menC gene encoding o-succinylbenzoate synthase encodes the protein MQLKQVKLHQIRMKLNAPFVTSYGAVQDRESIIVEMEDDQGVIGWGECVAFSFPWYTEETLQTCRHMMADFLIPILFQQPLAHPDEVRQRFLPVRRNQMAKAALEGAVWDVYAKHKMMTLSKVIGGEKEKIDVGVAIGIRPLEMMLDEINNALAEGYKRIKVKIKPGLEHELLGGIRKHFPNLPLMADANSAYCLDDIDLLKSLDEYQLMMIEQPLGVDDLVDHAKLQKRIKTPVCLDESIVSYECAQKAVELGSCKVINIKTGRVGGISEAKRIHDLCQQNDIALWGGGMLEAGVARAHSVAIASLPYFTLPADTAGSSRYWEQDIIEPEVTVHQGAIHVSNQPGLGYHINRNRLEAVTVQKTTFIKDK